The bacterium sequence GCCGAAGGACGTGGGCGCGATTGCCGAAGGCGTGTAGTCCACCGTGAGCTTGGGCCGGTAGTCCGCGGTGGCGTGGTCGCTCGAGCAGACGTACGGGTATGTACCGGGCCCCTCGGTGCCTTTTATAACCTTAAAGCCGTAGTCCGGATATGTACCGCTTACCCAAACCTGGACCAGCGTCTTGACGTTAAACTTGTAATGGGCCACGCCGTAAAACATTACCGTAGCGTACGCCGTCGCAAAGTGCGGCCGGGAATATTTTTCTTTCGCGGGTTTTTAAACTGACAGTTCCTGTCAGGTAGGTTTGTTATTATTTATACCGTGGCTAAATAGTTAGCCATATAATCAAAAGGAGGAGAAATGTTAAAAAACATACTGTCGTTCGGCGTAGGTACGGTAATCGTTCTGGGTATCCTAGGTTGCCAAAACGGCCCAGGTACGATACCTACACCTATGGAACTACCGGAAACCGATGGCGGCTGGAACGTCGAAGGTATCGTTTGGAACTACGGCGACC is a genomic window containing:
- a CDS encoding DNRLRE domain-containing protein, whose product is MFYGVAHYKFNVKTLVQVWVSGTYPDYGFKVIKGTEGPGTYPYVCSSDHATADYRPKLTVDYTPSAIAPTSFGKVKALFK